A DNA window from Danio aesculapii chromosome 1, fDanAes4.1, whole genome shotgun sequence contains the following coding sequences:
- the ambn gene encoding ameloblastin, translating to MTQMRLIAVIVCFLAGTSAVPLSPNADLKESLPVGGMQQFQPGSPIMLSGLQPQASNPWGSQPNPSTAVRQHPAQFQYLPYSQQPQFFYYPILGQQSRNPTQKYTTGRANRLTGFSRFILNQGPNLNLIKFSNVTLKQAFVFRLFFSYGVPAFQQYPANAAPRPVRPQQGQNAHQMHPNQPQQQQQVQPIFYMVPQMPQRMAGSYGGLSSEELQNMGRVNMHLPAIRGNVFPVSGPQTVVPIGPVRPPNPFPATGMTYPGITELQQPGVIAVPPSRDAIPATGGSHPNSGALPRRISGTQDRDRAPCVSAEIPSTNSFAPLDSGHGAFISADVPTVHPNPQNRGPNLVPDTLPTAEYKEDLFSAAPPLLSDTVDTNTANEMYP from the exons ATGACACAAATGAGGCTTATAGCGGTGATCGTGTGCTTTCTTGCTGGAACATCCGCCGTTCCG CTCTCCCCTAATGCTGATTTGAAGGAATCGCTGCCAGTGGGAGGTATGCAGCAGTTTCAGCCTGGATCTCCCATAATGCTCTCTGGTCTTCAGCCACAGGCGTCCAATCCATGGGGCTCTCAACCCAACCCCAGTACTGCTGTCAGACAGCATCCAGCACAGTTTCAGTACCTTCCTTATTCTCAGCAACCACAG tttttctactATCCCATTCTTGGACAGCAATCAAGGAACCCGACA CAAAAATACACCACAGGAAGAGCTAACAGACTGACTGGGTTCAGCAGGTTTATTCTCAATCAGGGTCCAAACCTGAACttaattaaatttagcaatgtaACCCTCAAGCAAGCCTTTGTGTTTCGCCTGTTTT TTTCCTATGGAGTGCCTGCTTTCCAGCAATATCCCGCTAATGCAGCTCCACGGCCAGTTAGGCCCCAACAGGGGCAAAATGCTCACCAAATGCATCCAAATCAGCCTCAGCAGCAACAACAG GTTCAACCAATTTTTTATATGGTTCCTCAAATGCCACAGCGAATG gctGGGTCATATGGTGGACTGAGCTCTGAGGAACTTCAG AACATGGGCCGTGTTAACATGCACTTACCCGCGATAAGAGGTAATGTGTTTCCTGTTTCTGGACCACAAACGGTTGTACCCATTGGCCCTGTAAGACCACCCAACCCCTTCCCTGCCACTGGAATGACCTACCCGGGCATTACTGAGCTCCAGCAACCCGGCGTAATAGCTGTGCCTCCTAGCAGAGATGCCATACCTGCAACTGGTGGATCCCATCCAAATAGTGGAGCGCTGCCTAGAAGGATTTCTGGCACGCAGGATCGTGACCGAGCGCCATGTGTGTCCGCTGAAATTCCCTCAACCAACTCTTTTGCACCTTTAGATTCAGGTCACGGGGCTTTCATTTCAGCAGATGTTCCTACCGTCCACCCTAATCCTCAAAACAGGGGTCCCAATCTAGTTCCCGATACACTCCCAACAGCAGAATACAAAGAAGATCTTTTTTCAGCAGCCCCACCACTGCTTTCTGATACTGTCGACACCAATACTGCAAATGAGATGTACCCCTAA
- the scpp7 gene encoding secretory calcium-binding phosphoprotein 7, translating into MRSLILLAFIIGAAYCAPQVMYYEVEYKPVMAPQAQQAAPAAARPSEIELLLAAQQAAAGVPAQPVRGFIKHEIPQPAGKESIEVLYPFDFRPAPAAPVVPAAPAAPVAPAAPAPVPKDDDDDHDD; encoded by the exons ATGAGATCCCTCATTTTGCTGGCATTCATCATTGGAGCTGCTTACTGCGCTCCG CAAGTGATGTATTATGAGGTAGAGTACAAACCTGTAATGGCTCCACAG GCTCAGCAAGCGGCCCCTGCTGCAGCAAGACCTTCTGAAATCGAGCTT cttttggcAGCTCAGCAGGCTGCAGCTGGAGTTCCT GCTCAACCCGTCCGTGGCTTCATTAAACACGAGATTCCGCAGCCCGCAGGCAAAGAGAGCATTGAAGTT CTGTACCCCTTTGACTTCCGTCCTGCCCCTGCTGCTCCTGTTGTCCCTGCTGCCCCAGCTGCCCCCGTTGCTCCTGCTGCCCCG GCTCCCGTTCcaaaggatgatgatgatgatcatgatgactAA